One window from the genome of Rhodococcus sp. ABRD24 encodes:
- the nudC gene encoding NAD(+) diphosphatase — protein sequence MSDFRLIETPLLSRAAVDRAEELRSDTAALHAGWATALLLRVNHRGQVRVADGELVFDMATSVGDAPPEGSVFLGLHDGRHVWAVRVAAMTGELGDLRMIGHRLDESGAGLVTTAVALLNWHDHAGFSAIDGAPTAPTLSGWSRISASTGHEEFPRTDSAVICLVHDGGDRVLLARQPTWPPRMFSVLAGFVEAGESLETCVVREIKEEVGLDVRDVRYLGSQPWPFPRSVMIGFSAVGDPAAALVFADGEIAEAHWFTREQVRAALVAGDWSSSSRESSDAELLLPGSISIARVMVESWAKAG from the coding sequence GTGTCCGACTTCAGACTGATTGAGACCCCGCTGCTATCGCGTGCTGCCGTCGACCGTGCAGAGGAATTACGTTCGGACACCGCTGCTTTGCACGCGGGTTGGGCGACGGCGCTGCTACTGCGGGTGAACCATCGTGGCCAGGTGCGGGTGGCGGACGGCGAGCTGGTGTTCGACATGGCCACGTCGGTGGGTGATGCGCCGCCCGAGGGGTCGGTGTTCCTGGGGTTGCACGACGGTCGGCACGTGTGGGCCGTGCGGGTTGCGGCGATGACGGGGGAACTCGGTGACCTGCGGATGATCGGTCACCGGCTGGACGAGTCCGGCGCGGGTCTGGTGACGACCGCCGTTGCACTGCTGAATTGGCACGATCATGCCGGGTTCAGTGCTATCGACGGCGCCCCCACGGCGCCGACGCTGTCGGGCTGGTCGCGGATCAGCGCCAGCACCGGGCACGAGGAGTTCCCGCGCACCGACTCCGCGGTGATCTGCCTGGTGCACGACGGCGGCGATCGCGTCCTGCTGGCACGTCAGCCCACCTGGCCACCACGGATGTTCTCGGTGCTCGCCGGATTCGTCGAGGCGGGCGAATCGCTGGAAACGTGCGTGGTGCGTGAAATCAAGGAGGAGGTCGGCCTCGACGTGCGCGACGTCCGCTACCTGGGTAGCCAGCCCTGGCCGTTTCCGCGGTCGGTGATGATCGGATTCTCGGCCGTCGGCGATCCCGCCGCCGCGCTCGTGTTCGCGGATGGCGAGATCGCCGAGGCCCACTGGTTCACCCGGGAGCAGGTGCGCGCGGCGCTTGTCGCGGGCGACTGGTCGTCCAGCAGCCGCGAGTCGTCGGACGCCGAGTTGCTGCTGCCAGGTTCGATCTCGATCGCCCGGGTGATGGTCGAGTCCTGGGCGAAGGCGGGTTGA